GCCCTCCGCCTTGCCCGCCGTGTTCAACCGCTCCCCCAGATTCATCCCCGGCGGCACCAGGTACTTCGTCTTGTCCTTGTCGCGCCCCTGATCGAAATAACCGTCGAAGTGCACCGTGTGCCCCTCAATCGTCAGCGGCGTCTCCTCCTGACGCGCCACCGCCTGTTTCCGAACGTACGCGATATCCGACGAATCGTCCGTGCACACCACCACCGTCGCCGGGTCGCACAGCTCGATCGCGTCGGCGATGAACCGATGCAGTTTCGGATTGGGCAGATCCATCAGCTTCTGATAGTTCTCGCCCTGCAGTCGGGACCTGAGCAACTGTTCGCACTTCTGATCCATCGTTCTACTCCTTCTGTGATCCAGGCGTTCCTGTCACCTCATACCCTTCGTTCTTCCTGATCCGCCCGTTGCGCGCAGCCCGGACCCCACCCAGCCGTATTACCGGCCAGGTCAGGGCTATTTCGATTTCGTCGTCAGTCTGATGGCTTTATCGGCAATGTCGCGGCGGCAATAGGCCCCATCGAAATGGATCCGATCCACCGCCTGGTAGGCTCGCGCTTTGGCGTCCGCCACCGTCGCCCCCAACGCCGTCACCCCAAGCACCCGCCCGCCGCTGGTAACCACGCCGCCGTCCGCCTCAGCCGTGCCGGCGTGAAATACCTTCACGTCCTCCAGCGCATCGGCCTCCTCCAGCCCGCGAATCTCCTGGCCCGTCCCGTACTTGCCCGGATAACCGCCGCTGGCCATCACCACGCACACCGATGGACGATCGTCCCACCGCAGCGTCACCTCGTCCAGCTTCCCTTCGCACGTCGCCATCAACGCCTCGACCAGATCGCTCTGGAGCCGCATCAGAATCGGCTGGGTCTCCGGATCGCCGAAACGCACGTTGAATTCCAGCACCTTCGGACCCGTCGTGGTCATCATTAACCCAGCGTACAGCACCCCGCGATACCGAATCTCGCCCCGGTTCAAAGCGTCAACCACCGGCACCAGAATCTGCCGCTCTACCTGCGCCATCGCCTGCTCGCCAATCGCCGGGGTCGGACAATACGCACCCATCCCGCCCGTATTCGGACCCGTGTCACCCTCGCCGATCGCCTTGTGATCCTGCGCCGGCTCAAGAACGTAGATGCTCCGCCCGTCAATCAACGCCAGCACCGATACTTCCTGACCCGTCAGCTTCTCTTCCACCACGATCTTATCGCCGGCCGCCCCGAAAATCCGGTCCACCATGATCTTCTCAGCCGCCCGCAACGCATCCGACGGCTCGTCGCAGACGATCACCCCTTTACCCGACGCCAAACCCGCCGCCTTCACCGCCAGCGGCTCGTCCCGGCTGGCAATGTACGCCCGCGCATCGTCGTAATTCGTGAAAACCCGCCCCTCCGCCGTCGGAACCGTATAGTGCCGCATCAGCTCCTTGGCGTAAGCCTTGTCACCCTCCAGCTTCGCCCCTTCCGCCGTCGGACCGAACGCCCGGATCCCCGCCGCTTCCAGCCGGTCCACCAGACCGCCCACCAGCGGCGCCTCCGGGCCCACCACGACCAGGTCGATCTTGTTCTCAGCCGCAAACTTGACCAGGTTATCGGTATCCTCAGCCTCGATCGCCACGTTCCGGGCCTCATGGGCCGTTCCCGCATTGCCCGGCGCGCAATACACACGCTTCGCCAGCTTGGATTGGGCCATCCGCCAAACCAGCGCATGCTCGCGTCCACCGGAACCAACGACCAGAATTCTCATGTCCACCAACTATTACTGATACCGAAACCACCCGGCCACCCAGCCGAGCTCGCGAAAATTCTAGCGACTCCAAAACCCCGTTACAAGCGAAAATGCCCCCTTTTGAACCCAAAACGCCGGACTTGACAGACCCCTAGACAGTATCTTATCATTAACGGAGGCGACGGGGGGTCGGTATCGGCTGTCGCCCCACCAGGGATCCGCACCTTGAACCGTGCCCACACGCGTGCCGTACCGAAGACCATGGATGGGAGGCCGTCCGATGAAACCGCTGTACACGTTCATCCTGATCGTTCTGCCCTGCGGCGCCGCGCGCGCCGATATTCCGACGATCCACCTTCTCCAGGACTCCGCCTGGGCAACCGTCGAATACACCGCCACCGACTGGCAGCAGAACCAGACCTGGCACGGATCCGCCGCGTTCAACGACCCTCTCAACGGCTGTTCGACCTGCCTCGAAACGTCCCATAAAATCGGCGACTGGTCGCCCTGCGGCGCCCGCGTCGACCTCGACCCCTTCGCCATCGAAGTCCACACCTGGGAGTACAGCGGTGCGCCTTGGACCTTCAGCACCCGCGCCGAAGCACAGATTACCACCCGTTTCCGCGTCACCGGACCCGTCCAGATGTCCTGGCGGGAACAGGGACTCGGCGTCGTCTGGGCTACCCTCTTCGACGAAACCGCCGGCCTTGACGTCAACTACTACATGCAACCCTACCCGCTCGAGCTGGCCCCGCACGTCTACACCCTCACCCTCTGCGCCAACGGCTCCGACGAATCCTGGGGGCGATTCGCCTTCGACCACAACGCCGCCGTCGTCCCAGCACCGCCCGCCGCCCTCCTGGCCCTGATCGGCCTGGCTCTCGTCCGCTCGGTTCGACGACGCCTCTAGCCCCGCCAGACCCGCTCGCCAACTCAAGGACATCCAGTCTCGCCACTTGCATCCCGCTCCTCCAATCCGTATCCTATGACCCATCGTCATTGGATACACCCATTCCACGGAGGAAATACCGATGAACGCCTACGACAACCCCCAAGCCGCACAGGCCGTCCTCGAAAACGCCAAGGCCGCCGGCCTCGACCCCGATCGCATCATCGACCAGCTCAAACGCCTCCACATCGAAACCCCCTCCTGGGCCTACGCCGAAGGCGGCACCCGATTCGGCGTCTTCCGCCAGCCCGGATCAGCCAAAACCATCGAGCACAAGCTCGCCGACGCCGCCGCCGTCCACTGCTATACCGGCATCACACCAACCATCGCCGTCCATGTCCTCTGGGATTTCCCCGACGGCTTCGATCCCGCCCTCATCGAAAAAGCCAAAAAACTCGGCATCCAGATCGGAGCCGTCAACCCCAACGTCTTCCAGGACCAAGCCTACAAGTACGGCAGCCTCGCCAACCCCAAACCCGAAGTCCGAAAAAAGGCCATCGACCACGTCCGCGACTCCATCAAAATCGCCACCCAGACCAGGTCCAAATTCCTCTCCATCTGGCTCGCCGACGGCACCAACTATCCCGGCCAGGACGACATCGCCCAACGCCGCGCTCGCCTCATCGACTCCCTCAAGGAAATCTACCAGGCCATGCCCAACGACCAGGTCCTCCTGCTCGAATACAAACCCTTCGAGCCCGCCTTCTATCAGACCGACATCGCCGACTGGGGCATGTCCATGACCCTCTGCCGGAAACTCGGCGACCGGGCCAAAGTCCTCGTCGATATCGGCCACCACTACCAGGCCCAGAACATCGAACAGATCGTCACTTGGCTCATCGAAGAGGACATGCTCGGCGGTTTCCACTTCAACGACCGACGCTACGCCGACGACGACCTGACCACCGCCAGCATCGACCCCTACCAGGTCTTCCGAATCTTCAACGAAATCGTCGCCGCCCAGCAGGTCCGCAGCCGTAAGTTCGAACTCGCCTACATGGTCGACCAGTCCCACAACCTCAAACCCAAACTCGAAGCCATGCTCCAGACCGTCGACACCATCCATCAACTCTACGCCAAAGCCC
This genomic interval from Phycisphaerae bacterium contains the following:
- the purD gene encoding phosphoribosylamine--glycine ligase, which codes for MRILVVGSGGREHALVWRMAQSKLAKRVYCAPGNAGTAHEARNVAIEAEDTDNLVKFAAENKIDLVVVGPEAPLVGGLVDRLEAAGIRAFGPTAEGAKLEGDKAYAKELMRHYTVPTAEGRVFTNYDDARAYIASRDEPLAVKAAGLASGKGVIVCDEPSDALRAAEKIMVDRIFGAAGDKIVVEEKLTGQEVSVLALIDGRSIYVLEPAQDHKAIGEGDTGPNTGGMGAYCPTPAIGEQAMAQVERQILVPVVDALNRGEIRYRGVLYAGLMMTTTGPKVLEFNVRFGDPETQPILMRLQSDLVEALMATCEGKLDEVTLRWDDRPSVCVVMASGGYPGKYGTGQEIRGLEEADALEDVKVFHAGTAEADGGVVTSGGRVLGVTALGATVADAKARAYQAVDRIHFDGAYCRRDIADKAIRLTTKSK
- a CDS encoding TIM barrel protein; this translates as MNAYDNPQAAQAVLENAKAAGLDPDRIIDQLKRLHIETPSWAYAEGGTRFGVFRQPGSAKTIEHKLADAAAVHCYTGITPTIAVHVLWDFPDGFDPALIEKAKKLGIQIGAVNPNVFQDQAYKYGSLANPKPEVRKKAIDHVRDSIKIATQTRSKFLSIWLADGTNYPGQDDIAQRRARLIDSLKEIYQAMPNDQVLLLEYKPFEPAFYQTDIADWGMSMTLCRKLGDRAKVLVDIGHHYQAQNIEQIVTWLIEEDMLGGFHFNDRRYADDDLTTASIDPYQVFRIFNEIVAAQQVRSRKFELAYMVDQSHNLKPKLEAMLQTVDTIHQLYAKALLVNRKALAKAQADQDIIAAEEILRDAWLTDTRPLVGLVRQQTGRAPDAIAAYRKSGYQQQVEKERANIKGGDTLG